In Carassius gibelio isolate Cgi1373 ecotype wild population from Czech Republic chromosome B13, carGib1.2-hapl.c, whole genome shotgun sequence, one genomic interval encodes:
- the si:ch73-52p7.1 gene encoding uncharacterized protein si:ch73-52p7.1 — protein MILFSPMSSAVLCCILWLAAPAFLRSEFKVAYVTERSLYMCTYDQDLAFCENMNSSDFSNCKDQSSVLHRGESPSPVHKKRLTVWYSSPLNVALLLNNSEVRHLSLIQCKPATEQPVPFEYFTVQRLETLTVTYPFWKPGQSYDIIIGKDRDALYHEEARIAVIHTSVLTGKTEPKSYTVQTKVDRSGMMSFPNIFMSRNGLSEMSRIFVTFLY, from the coding sequence ATGATCCTGTTCAGTCCGATGAGCTCTGCAGTGCTGTGCTGCATACTGTGGCTCGCTGCGCCTGCCTTCCTGCGCTCTGAATTCAAGGTGGCCTACGTGACCGAGCGCAGCTTGTACATGTGCACATATGACCAGGATCTGGCCTTCTGTGAGAACATGAACTCCAGCGATTTCAGCAACTGCAAGGATCAATCATCTGTCCTGCACAGGGGCGAGAGTCCCAGCCCGGTTCACAAAAAGCGTCTGACGGTGTGGTACAGCTCGCCTCTTAACGTGGCCCTCCTGCTGAACAACTCTGAGGTGCGGCACCTGTCGCTGATCCAGTGCAAGCCCGCCACCGAGCAGCCCGTCCCGTTTGAGTACTTCACAGTGCAGCGCTTGGAGACCCTGACGGTCACCTATCCCTTCTGGAAGCCTGGACAGAGCTATGACATTATCATCGGCAAGGACAGGGACGCCCTGTACCACGAGGAGGCGCGGATCGCTGTCATTCACACCTCTGTGCTGACTGGGAAAACAGAGCCGAAGTCATACACAGTCCAGACCAAAGTGGACCGCAGCGGAATGATGTCCTTCCCAAACATTTTTATGTCTCGCAACGGGCTTTCGGAAATGTCCAGGATATTTGTCACTTTTCTGTACTGA